One genomic region from Oncorhynchus masou masou isolate Uvic2021 unplaced genomic scaffold, UVic_Omas_1.1 unplaced_scaffold_10062, whole genome shotgun sequence encodes:
- the LOC135528666 gene encoding RNA-binding protein 25-like — TSEQTESETERASRQRSEQTRDSEQTERTERAETERARQSETERERARQRERARQREQSETERERARQRERDRQRERARRESKTERARQRARQRERDRESETERARQRERDRESERERESERDRESERDRESERDRESERDRESERD; from the exons acgagcgagcagacagagagcgagacagagagagcgagcagacagagaagcgagcagaca agagacagcgagcaGACAGagcggacagagagagcagagacagagagagcgagacagagcgagacagagaga gagcgagcgagacagagagagcgagcgagacagagagagcagagcgagacagagagagagcgagcgagacagagagagcgagacagacagagagagcga gcaagacgagagagcaagacagagagagcgagacagagagcgagacagagagagcgagacagagagagcgagacagagagagcgagacagagagagcgagacagagagagcgagagagagagagagagcgagcgagacagagagagcgagcgagacagagagagcgagcgagacagagagagcgagcgagacagagagagcgagcgagac